The genomic region TCAGGACATTATTCTGTTTGCATCTAATTTTTTAAAGTACATTTAATGTGTGTCATAAAGTCGTTTACAATCACTTTTTTATCACTTGAAGCATTTCATAAATTTTGTTAAAAAGTTAacaataaatgattgtaaatatTTTTGCGACACACATTATTAAATATacccttatatcttcatttcttattcttcttcttcctcacttAACAATCTTTTCGTATCTGCTCTTGGTTTGTCCAAATCCAACTCATAAAAAGCTCTACctgtgttatatatatatatatatatacatgcaaAAATGAGTAATTGGTAATTAAtagtattaattataataattataatgcTTATAATTAGCCGAGTCTTATTAGTTTGTGTTTTTGAGTAAAAAAAAATGAGTAGCAAATGTACATTAATTCATTCTCCACTTTTTTTTTCTAgtattaagaaattaataaataatttaaataagtacaaatttttaaaaaacaaaatgtattggtaaaaaataaaaagtcaaCCAAATCCTAAAATACTAATAACATAGCAAGACAAGACAATGTAACTTATCACATTATTTAATTCATTATGTGATTATTTACTGATGTATGTTAGGGGTTAAAATAAAACATGTTCATCTTTTATTCAGAGTTTTAGACAGATAAAAAGAAATTACAAATATCAAGCTATTTAACCTAGTTTAAGCATTGATAAAGGGAAAAATAATGTTACGTGTAAATAAATGATGTTGACACCGATATGCATGTGATAATAAATACACCGAAAACAAGAAACATGTATTTTGGACTTATTATCAAAGTTCAAAACTAATTAATTAGTTACGTAACATGCTTTTTtactaataaattatttaaatggtaaaatatattttttgtcttttaaatttgtcaaaaattttaaatatatttctaaattttattttattttatttcaattttatccaaaaagttttcgatttgcatcaaatatacccctgataatttttcaaaaaatttaagaccaatttaacaaCAAAACTCACGTttatacaattatttttatataaacttaATAATTATCAGACGATAATTTAACTAAATATGTTAAATTATATCTGACTATTCTTAATTATTAACTTTAAATAAAGATAACTGCatataaatttttgcatgaaacaAATAATCAAAATGCTTACCTAATTCAAGCTTGAGTTTAGTCCTTTTCTCAGCAACATGAAATCCAACACAATCTACTAAACCTCGTGCCGAGCAGCCACATGAATCTTGTCTTCCTTTTCCAATGGGATCCCTTTCAATCATAACTCTAGGATTCATTCCATCTTTTAATGGCCATATTCTTGTTCCAAACCACTTTGAGTCACTCTCCGAGGAAGCCGCGCCGCCGCCGTTCCATTCCGGCACCATAATTTGGTGTCTTGGACCTATAGGCACATGCTTTACTCTCACGTGTCGATCAAAAAATGATTTTTGTTTGGAATTGTTAGACACTTTTTTGACCATATGTTTTTTTTCTTGTTGTTCTTTAGAATCATCAGGATCCAACGATGCAATTAAAGAAGTACGAATAGAAAATGTGGATTTTTTAGATGAAAATCTCCCATTATTATTTTTCTTGAGCTTCTTCCTAAGGTTATACATTCCATCCTTAGGCTCTTCTTCATACAATGATGGACACATCTTCTGACTCTACAAAATGATGACACCAATATTTTGGTTTAATAAGTATATATAATGTTATAACTTATAAGTATATGGTTacaaattttgattttattgaagTATATAATAAGTTGCAAcattaatagaaaaaaatttaaagtatatatataataagtttgaacattttttttaatagttaCAATCACTCATTTAAGCTCAAAACATTGAAATAAGAGACATTTAAATcagcataaataaaaaattaaccgaTCAAAAACTACAAATAAAACACCAACAGCTTAAAAAATCAATGAAACtagatattaaaaaatattataaaagaaaaaatatttggataaaaaatATTGAAAGACATCTTGATAAACATCATATTACAAAGGAAAATGTTGTACACAACCAAAGTTTTGATACCAAAATAAAGAGACATTATTGAAAAtgaattttaagatttttattatCCATCTACAATAGTgatttaatttctaaaataaattaaataattttgatgATATTTCTCTGGATATTATATAGagttgaaaattttcattatcCAAAATACATGGAATATAATctatcaatttaaaaattaattctttTTCATGATAACTTAATAGATTAACTAATAGCAGAATAACTAAACTAACATATTGGGAATATAATCTATCAAAAATTGATTCACACAGATATGTCTTTaattatccaaaaaaaattttgttttttcataaaatAAACAATTGAAGTTACCTTCCAAAATTGTTGTTCCCTGCTTGACCTAAATCTTTTCTTGTTGGAGGCAGCCTCTCTATACGACAAAACCTTCTTCTTCTTAGGGTTTTTATTATTACAAGTTAAACTAACTTTAGATTCACCATAAGAATTCACCGCAACATTTTTAACCCAACTCAATAATTCCATTGAATTATTGTCACCTTTTCTGTTATTATCATTGTCGTCACAACCACCACATTTTttatcttcaacatcaaattcctTCAACACTTGTATTTCATCGTCACTACTATCTCCTCCTTCTTTTCTACCATACTCGGCGAGAATTGAGTCATCGAGAATGAATTGATTCAATACACATACCGTTGTATCTATATCCAGATCATGATGATGATATTTTTGGTTAGGAACTCCcttgtcttcctcatcacttgactCTGATGATGATGAACTCACAAGATTCACATAGTTATCACTATGAATATTTTTCGATGTTGTCATTGTTTGATCACCGTCGATATCTATAAAAAATTGTGTCCAATATATATATTAGTTTCATAGATTATATATAAAATGTTATTGGTCAAATTATCTTGACTGATCATTGAATAACTATATTATTTAGTCAAATAATTCTCTTGAATAGttaaatttatttcaattaaAATCCACACCGATTCGACTCGTGgacattaaaaaattaaatcttaatCCACCTTCGTAGATATCCAGTCTATTCTGTTTTGTCTcattctatttcttctctaattgtttttatatttattaaaatttaacgaataaaattaaattttaaaatttatataatcatCATTACTtatataacataaattaaaacaaaaatttaaatataatacaatattattaattattttacatatatatatttatatatattatatattattctaGAGTAGGTGGtggaataaaataaatatttcatattagatattttaaaaatattcttttgttctttaaaaagaatatttatgaccattattttaatttatagtattaaatttatattaaaataattattttttataattctgtAAATATATAGATATGTCAATAGTCAATATGAAcctagaaaaagagaaaagaaaaggggCTTTTGCTTGTTAGTGAAAAATCAGTTTTAATCtcaccatttttttctttttatttttgttgtgcaGAACGAATATTAATcgtaagaagagaaagagaaaggacTAAAActctaaaacagaaaataaaagacagagagagggagagacaaAGACATAccagtttctagagagagaaagagagaatcgaAAATTGAAATGAAGATTTTATTGGTGGGTCTTTTGATGAGTGTTTTAGTTTGAGAAATGACTAAAAGTCTAAAACAGAGAATAAAagacgaagagagagagagagacaaagACATACTAGTTTCTAGAGAAAgacaaagagagaaagagagaatcgaAAATTGAAAAGAAGATTTTATTAGTGGGTCTCTTTGATGAGTGTTTTAGTTTGAGTTGACCTCTTCCGTGAAactacaaaatatatattaaggGTTTTTTACTATGAGGGTGTTTTTGGAATTTGTTAATTTAAATAAAGGATAAACTATTAACATTATATCTGAA from Arachis ipaensis cultivar K30076 chromosome B02, Araip1.1, whole genome shotgun sequence harbors:
- the LOC110267396 gene encoding uncharacterized protein LOC110267396 isoform X2; the encoded protein is MSLSLSLSSSFILCFRLLVISQTKTLIKRPTNKIFISIFDSLFLSLETDIDGDQTMTTSKNIHSDNYVNLVSSSSSESSDEEDKGVPNQKYHHHDLDIDTTVCVLNQFILDDSILAEYGRKEGGDSSDDEIQVLKEFDVEDKKCGGCDDNDNNRKEAASNKKRFRSSREQQFWKSQKMCPSLYEEEPKDGMYNLRKKLKKNNNGRFSSKKSTFSIRTSLIASLDPDDSKEQQEKKHMVKKVSNNSKQKSFFDRHVRVKHVPIGPRHQIMVPEWNGGGAASSESDSKWFGTRIWPLKDGMNPRVMIERDPIGKGRQDSCGCSARGLVDCVGFHVAEKRTKLKLELGRAFYELDLDKPRADTKRLLSEEEEE
- the LOC110267396 gene encoding uncharacterized protein LOC110267396 isoform X1; the encoded protein is MSLSLSLSSSFILCFRLLVISQTKTLIKRPTNKIFISIFDSLFLSLETDIDGDQTMTTSKNIHSDNYVNLVSSSSSESSDEEDKGVPNQKYHHHDLDIDTTVCVLNQFILDDSILAEYGRKEGGDSSDDEIQVLKEFDVEDKKCGGCDDNDNNRKGDNNSMELLSWVKNVAVNSYGESKVSLTCNNKNPKKKKVLSYREAASNKKRFRSSREQQFWKSQKMCPSLYEEEPKDGMYNLRKKLKKNNNGRFSSKKSTFSIRTSLIASLDPDDSKEQQEKKHMVKKVSNNSKQKSFFDRHVRVKHVPIGPRHQIMVPEWNGGGAASSESDSKWFGTRIWPLKDGMNPRVMIERDPIGKGRQDSCGCSARGLVDCVGFHVAEKRTKLKLELGRAFYELDLDKPRADTKRLLSEEEEE